Proteins co-encoded in one Desulforegulaceae bacterium genomic window:
- a CDS encoding secondary thiamine-phosphate synthase enzyme YjbQ, whose amino-acid sequence MLLKVNSEESNQFIDITAGVSEAVREAGVKNGFCHIFVPHTTAGVTINENADPNVEYDIIQILNRLVPNDPAYRHMEGNSDAHAKSSLIGASQVVAINNGRLALGTWQAIFFCEFDGPRTRKVWINILNAD is encoded by the coding sequence ATGCTTTTAAAAGTTAATTCTGAAGAATCAAATCAATTTATTGATATAACAGCTGGTGTTTCAGAGGCTGTCAGGGAGGCAGGTGTAAAAAACGGTTTTTGCCATATTTTTGTGCCTCACACAACTGCTGGTGTAACAATAAATGAAAATGCAGATCCCAATGTTGAATATGATATAATTCAGATACTTAATAGGCTTGTTCCAAACGATCCTGCTTATAGACATATGGAAGGTAATTCAGACGCTCACGCAAAGTCGTCACTTATTGGCGCAAGTCAGGTTGTTGCAATAAATAACGGTAGGCTTGCACTTGGAACCTGGCAGGCAATTTTTTTCTGCGAGTTTGATGGGCCAAGAACCAGAAAAGTTTGGATAAACATTTTAAATGCAGACTGA
- a CDS encoding TusE/DsrC/DsvC family sulfur relay protein gives MAEVEFNGHTFIVDEDGFLDDFNNYNPDWVEHVKKEEGIAELTDEHWKVIEVLQDYYKKNGIAPMVRVLSKLTGFKLKYIYELFPSGPGKGACKMAGLPKPTGCV, from the coding sequence ATGGCAGAAGTTGAATTTAATGGACATACATTTATTGTTGATGAAGACGGCTTTCTTGACGATTTCAACAACTATAATCCAGATTGGGTTGAGCACGTTAAAAAAGAAGAAGGTATTGCAGAATTAACAGACGAGCACTGGAAAGTAATCGAAGTTCTTCAGGACTACTACAAGAAGAATGGTATTGCTCCAATGGTACGTGTTCTTTCAAAACTTACTGGTTTTAAACTTAAGTATATTTACGAGCTGTTTCCATCAGGACCAGGAAAAGGAGCTTGTAAAATGGCTGGACTTCCAAAGCCGACAGGTTGTGTATAA